A genomic stretch from Mus musculus strain CAST/Ei chromosome 11 genomic contig, GRCm38.p6 alternate locus group CAST/Ei CAST/EI_MMCHR11_CTG1 includes:
- the Tgtp2 gene encoding T-cell-specific guanine nucleotide triphosphate-binding protein 2 isoform X1: MAWASSFDAFFRNFKRESKIISEDNITLIKAHIKENKLQKAVSVIERALRDIEDAPLNIAVTGETGAGKSTFINALRGVGQEEEGAASTGVVETTMKRTPYPHPKFPNVTIWDLPGIGTTTFTPQNYLTKMKFGEYDFFIIISATRFKENDAQLAKAIAQMGLNFYFVRTKIDNDLDNEQKGKPRTFNKEKLLKKIRDDCSNHLQESLYSEPPVFLVCNFDISKYDFPKLETKLLQDLPAHKRHIFSLSLQSLTEATINCKRDSLKQKVFLEAVKAGALATIPLGGMISDILENLDEKFNLYRSYFGLDDASLKNIAKDLNMSVDDFKVHLRFPHLFAKHNDESLEDKLFKYIKHISSVTGGPFATVTYFTRAYYLQNLFLDTAANDAIALLNSKALFEKVGPYISEPPEYWEV, from the coding sequence ATGGCTTGGGCCTCCAGCTTTGATGCATTCTTCAGGAATTTTAAGAGGGAAAGCAAAATCATCTCTGAAGATAACATCACCTTGATTAAGgctcacataaaagaaaataagctaCAGAAAGCTGTTTCTGTAATCGAAAGGGCACTGAGAGACATCGAGGATGCTCCTCTGAACATAGCTGTGACAGGGGAAACAGGCGCAGGGAAGTCCACTTTCATCAATGCCCTgaggggggtggggcaggaagaaGAAGGTGCAGCTTCCACTGGGGTGGTAGAGACAACCATGAAGAGAACTCCATACCCACACCCAAAGTTTCCCAACGTGACAATATGGGACCTGCCTGGCATTGGGACCACCACCTTCACACCACAAAACTATCTGACAAAAATGAAGTTTGGTGAGTACGACTTCTTCATTATCATCTCGGCTACACGCTTCAAAGAAAATGATGCACAACTGGCCAAAGCCATTGCACAGATGGGGTTGAATTTCTACTTTGTCAGAACCAAGATAGACAACGACTTAGATAATGAACAGAAGGGTAAGCCTAGGACCTTCAATAAGGAGAAACTCCTCAAGAAAATTAGAGATGACTGCTCTAATCATCTTCAGGAGTCTCTCTACAGTGAGCCTCCAGTCTTCCTAGTCTGTAACTTTGATATATCGAAGTATGACTTCCCAAAGCTGGAAACTAAACTCCTACAGGATCTCCCAGCCCACAAGCGCCACATCTTCTCACTGTCTTTGCAAAGTCTTACTGAGGCCACCATTAACTGCAAGAGAGATTCCCTGAAGCAAAAAGTCTTCCTAGAAGCCGTGAAGGCTGGAGCATTAGCCACCATTCCACTTGGTGGCATGATCAGTGATATCTTAGAGAATCTGGATGAAAAATTCAATCTCTACAGGTCTTACTTTGGGCTGGATGATGCTTCACTGAAAAACATTGCCAAGGATTTGAACATGTCTGTGGATGACTTCAAGGTACACCTTCGATTTCCCCATTTGTTTGCAAAACACAATGATGAGTCCTTAGAAGACAAGCTATTTAAATATATCAAACACATTTCTTCAGTTACTGGTGGGCCATTCGCTACAGTCACTTACTTTACGAGGGCTTATTATTTGCAGAATCTCTTTCTTGATACTGCAGCCAATGATGCCATAGCTCTTCTCAATAGTAAAGCACTTTTTGAGAAGGTGGGACCTTATATATCTGAGCCCCCCGAGTACTGGGAAGTTTGA